A stretch of bacterium DNA encodes these proteins:
- a CDS encoding bifunctional 3,4-dihydroxy-2-butanone-4-phosphate synthase/GTP cyclohydrolase II, with protein MKRAFAPVAEALRDLRAGRFVIVVDDEGRENEGDLVCAAAKITADKVNFMARYGRGLICVPLTMSRCQELGLPLQTEGSTALHGTAFTVSVDAAKGTSTGISAHDRAVTVRALVNPTTKPLDLARPGHIFPLIAQDGGVLVRAGHTEATVDLARLAGLESAGVLCEIMADDGTMARLPALKRLAKRFRLKIVTIKDLIAYRRQQEKLVRKVVETVLPTEFGDFKAIVYEDVVEPYAHIALVKGDVRGKERVLVRVHSQCLTGDVFHSLRCDCGTQLAQAMKRVAREGRGVVLYMRQEGRGIGIENKLRAYALQDQGLDTVQANIALGFEPDLRDYGIGAQILSDLGLTSIRLLTNNPRKIIGLRGFGLDIVERVPIVVRPGRKNIRYLVTKRDRLGHLLGDIEKGVKNGNQGV; from the coding sequence ATGAAACGAGCATTTGCCCCGGTTGCTGAAGCACTGCGCGACCTGCGGGCCGGGCGCTTCGTGATAGTCGTCGACGATGAAGGGCGCGAGAACGAGGGCGACCTGGTCTGTGCCGCCGCCAAGATCACCGCGGACAAAGTGAACTTCATGGCCCGGTATGGTCGCGGACTCATCTGCGTTCCCCTGACCATGAGCCGGTGTCAGGAACTCGGCCTTCCTCTGCAGACCGAGGGCAGCACTGCCCTGCACGGCACCGCCTTTACCGTCTCGGTGGATGCGGCCAAAGGCACGTCGACCGGTATCTCAGCGCATGACCGGGCCGTGACCGTTCGCGCGCTGGTGAACCCCACGACGAAGCCTCTGGACCTGGCGCGTCCCGGGCACATCTTCCCGCTGATTGCCCAGGACGGCGGAGTACTGGTGCGGGCCGGGCACACCGAGGCGACCGTGGACCTGGCGCGGCTGGCCGGTCTGGAATCGGCCGGCGTACTTTGCGAGATAATGGCCGACGACGGCACGATGGCGCGGTTACCCGCACTGAAGAGACTGGCGAAGCGATTCCGGTTGAAGATTGTCACCATCAAGGACCTCATCGCTTATCGCCGGCAACAGGAGAAGCTGGTGCGCAAGGTCGTTGAGACCGTGCTGCCGACCGAGTTTGGCGACTTCAAGGCTATCGTCTACGAGGACGTGGTCGAGCCCTATGCCCACATCGCTCTGGTCAAGGGCGACGTCCGCGGCAAGGAGCGGGTGCTGGTCCGCGTCCACTCCCAGTGCCTGACCGGCGACGTGTTCCATTCACTCCGCTGCGACTGCGGAACCCAGTTGGCACAGGCGATGAAGCGGGTCGCCCGCGAGGGCCGGGGCGTGGTGCTCTACATGCGGCAGGAGGGGAGAGGCATCGGCATCGAGAACAAGCTGCGGGCGTACGCCCTGCAGGACCAGGGGCTCGACACGGTTCAGGCCAATATCGCGCTTGGGTTCGAGCCTGACCTGCGCGACTACGGCATTGGCGCGCAGATACTCTCCGACCTCGGCCTGACGAGCATCCGGCTGCTGACCAACAATCCCCGGAAGATAATCGGCCTGCGTGGATTCGGGCTCGACATCGTGGAGCGTGTCCCCATCGTTGTCCGGCCCGGCCGCAAGAACATACGCTATTTGGTCACCAAGCGGGACCGGCTCGGTCACCTGCTCGGTGACATTGAGAAAGGAGTCAAGAATGGAAACCAGGGAGTTTAA
- the rplM gene encoding 50S ribosomal protein L13, whose protein sequence is MKTYVAKKDDIKSEWYLFDAGGQTLGRLATQIAVRLMGKHRPIYTPHIDSGDHVVVVNADGIKLTGKKHDEKLYYRHSMYPNGLKTFTYAQVIERFPTRPLELAVKRMLPKNKLQAKRIARLHVYAGPEHRHQAQKLTPVKTEE, encoded by the coding sequence ATGAAGACTTACGTCGCCAAGAAAGACGACATAAAGAGCGAATGGTATCTGTTCGACGCCGGCGGCCAGACCCTGGGCCGCCTCGCCACGCAGATTGCCGTCCGCTTGATGGGCAAGCATCGGCCGATCTACACCCCTCACATCGATTCCGGCGACCACGTGGTCGTGGTCAACGCCGATGGCATCAAGCTGACCGGCAAGAAGCACGACGAGAAGCTCTACTATCGCCACTCGATGTACCCGAACGGCCTGAAGACGTTCACCTACGCCCAGGTCATCGAGCGTTTCCCTACCCGGCCGCTGGAGTTGGCCGTGAAGCGGATGCTGCCCAAGAACAAGCTTCAGGCCAAGCGGATAGCACGGCTCCACGTCTACGCTGGACCCGAGCACCGTCACCAGGCCCAGAAGCTCACACCGGTGAAGACGGAGGAATAG
- the rpsI gene encoding 30S ribosomal protein S9, translating to MDKTYFATGSRKSATAKVWLVSGGADTVVNGQPFEKYFGRADLVSAAMSPLKTTGTSGFGLKCQCSGGGLSAQAAAVALGAARALVAYNPDLRKALRGAELLKRDPREKERMKYGLAKRRKRFQWTKR from the coding sequence ATGGACAAAACCTACTTTGCCACCGGCAGCCGCAAGTCAGCCACGGCCAAGGTCTGGCTGGTTTCGGGCGGCGCCGACACGGTCGTCAACGGTCAGCCCTTTGAGAAGTACTTCGGCCGAGCCGACCTCGTCAGTGCGGCGATGTCGCCGCTGAAGACCACCGGCACTTCCGGCTTCGGGCTCAAGTGCCAATGTTCGGGAGGCGGCCTCTCCGCTCAGGCGGCGGCCGTCGCTCTGGGCGCTGCCCGCGCGCTTGTCGCCTACAACCCAGACCTGCGCAAGGCCCTGCGCGGCGCCGAGCTGCTCAAGCGCGACCCGCGCGAGAAGGAACGGATGAAGTACGGACTGGCCAAGAGGAGGAAGCGCTTCCAGTGGACCAAACGTTAA
- the rpsB gene encoding 30S ribosomal protein S2 → MDQTLTIKQLLEAGVHFGHHSRRWNPKMKPFIFGKKHGIFIIDLEKSLERMRLAYDAVRNITESGRDILFVGTKQQARPIIEEEATRCGSCYVTERWLGGLLTNFEILSTRITRLSDLERMINEGQYGRTTKKEALLLQREHKKLLRVFAGLKALDRLPGAIFVIDPVREATAVAEAQRVRIPVVALIDTNGDPEGIDYPIPGNDDALRSIRLVAGLIANAVMEGRKQFDTEEVQ, encoded by the coding sequence GTGGACCAAACGTTAACCATCAAGCAATTGCTCGAGGCCGGGGTCCATTTCGGACACCATTCCCGGCGCTGGAACCCAAAGATGAAGCCGTTCATCTTCGGCAAGAAGCACGGCATCTTCATCATCGACCTGGAGAAGAGCCTCGAGCGCATGCGCCTCGCCTACGATGCGGTGCGCAATATTACCGAGTCGGGCCGGGATATCCTCTTCGTGGGGACCAAGCAACAGGCCCGGCCGATCATCGAGGAAGAAGCCACGCGCTGCGGCTCCTGCTACGTGACCGAGCGCTGGCTCGGCGGCCTCCTCACCAACTTCGAGATTCTCTCGACCCGCATCACCCGGCTTTCCGACCTGGAACGGATGATCAACGAAGGCCAGTACGGCCGAACGACTAAGAAGGAAGCCCTGCTCCTGCAGCGCGAGCACAAGAAGCTGCTCCGGGTATTCGCCGGCCTGAAGGCGCTCGACCGCCTGCCCGGCGCCATCTTCGTGATTGACCCGGTGCGTGAGGCGACCGCGGTCGCCGAAGCCCAGCGGGTTCGGATTCCGGTCGTGGCCCTCATCGATACCAACGGTGACCCCGAGGGCATCGACTACCCGATACCGGGTAACGATGACGCCCTCCGCTCCATCCGGCTCGTCGCCGGCTTGATCGCCAATGCGGTGATGGAGGGCCGGAAGCAGTTCGACACGGAGGAGGTGCAGTGA
- the tsf gene encoding translation elongation factor Ts: MSQPTEKVVDLRRRTGAGMMDCKNALEESCGDVEKAIEILRTKGIAKAAKKAERPTANGVVESYIHPGERLGVLIEVDVETDFVARNQEFRRFVRDLAMHIAAADPVAIDRTGVAPEVIEREKRIYEEQVAQTGKPANIVEKIVQGKLEKFYADVCLLEQPFVKAPEKTVGDYLKETIAKFGENTVIRRFARFKLGE, from the coding sequence GTGAGCCAGCCTACCGAGAAAGTCGTCGACCTCCGCCGCCGCACCGGGGCGGGCATGATGGACTGCAAGAACGCTCTCGAAGAGTCGTGCGGCGACGTTGAGAAGGCAATCGAGATCCTCCGCACCAAAGGCATCGCCAAGGCGGCAAAGAAAGCCGAGCGGCCGACCGCCAACGGCGTAGTTGAATCCTACATCCATCCCGGTGAGCGCCTCGGCGTGCTCATCGAAGTGGACGTCGAGACCGACTTTGTCGCCCGCAACCAGGAGTTCCGCCGGTTCGTGCGCGACCTCGCGATGCACATCGCCGCGGCCGACCCGGTCGCGATTGACCGGACCGGCGTCGCGCCCGAGGTCATCGAGCGCGAGAAGCGCATCTACGAGGAACAGGTTGCCCAGACCGGTAAGCCGGCCAATATCGTCGAGAAGATCGTGCAGGGCAAGCTCGAGAAGTTCTACGCCGACGTGTGCCTGCTCGAGCAACCTTTTGTCAAGGCGCCTGAGAAGACCGTGGGCGACTACCTGAAGGAAACCATCGCCAAGTTCGGCGAGAACACCGTTATCCGGCGTTTCGCTCGATTCAAGCTCGGTGAGTAA
- a CDS encoding uridine monophosphate kinase, producing the protein MSNRRYNRVLLKISGDCFSDSESLKRVADQLVAAHREDVRLAVVMGGGNILRGRDTRDMDQAAADKAGMLATVINGIKLTELLGVRARVHHFSAIGVPGTAAGYDIWQAREALKEGRILVLSGGTGNPFFSTDSAAALRAAELGMDALLKGTRVAGVFSADPEKDPKAKLYPRLSYQQALVEHLAVMDLTAFALCMERKMPIVVFDITRPRAILDIIKGKRIGSLVC; encoded by the coding sequence GTGAGTAACCGGCGCTACAATCGAGTTCTGCTCAAAATATCCGGTGACTGCTTCAGCGACTCCGAGTCGCTGAAGCGGGTCGCCGACCAGTTGGTCGCCGCCCACCGCGAGGACGTGCGGCTGGCCGTGGTCATGGGTGGCGGCAACATCCTGCGTGGCCGGGATACCCGCGACATGGACCAGGCCGCAGCGGACAAAGCGGGAATGCTCGCCACGGTCATCAACGGCATCAAGCTGACCGAGCTGCTTGGCGTTCGCGCCCGTGTGCACCACTTCTCGGCTATCGGCGTTCCGGGCACGGCAGCCGGCTACGACATCTGGCAGGCGCGCGAAGCACTCAAGGAAGGACGGATTCTCGTCCTCTCGGGCGGCACCGGGAACCCCTTCTTCTCGACCGATTCGGCCGCGGCTCTCCGTGCGGCCGAACTCGGTATGGACGCGCTGCTCAAGGGCACGCGCGTGGCCGGCGTCTTTTCTGCCGACCCGGAGAAAGACCCAAAGGCGAAACTCTACCCCAGGCTCTCCTACCAGCAGGCGCTGGTGGAGCACCTGGCAGTAATGGACCTGACCGCATTCGCCCTCTGCATGGAGAGGAAGATGCCGATAGTGGTGTTTGACATCACTCGGCCAAGGGCTATCCTTGACATCATAAAGGGCAAACGAATCGGGAGTCTTGTATGTTAG
- the frr gene encoding ribosome recycling factor, with protein sequence MLDNVYNEYRHKMTKTIEVLEAEFARIRTARANPAILDGVKVDYYGQPTPLKQVASISVPEPRQIVVQPWDRSALPEIEKALQKAELGLTPKVEANLIRLPIPALTEERRRELAKLCAKLTEDSRVAVRNLRREANDEVKKLEKDKKITEDDSKTGTKKVQEMTDEYIKKLDELLKRKEAEIMEK encoded by the coding sequence ATGTTAGACAACGTCTATAACGAATATCGCCATAAGATGACCAAGACAATCGAGGTGCTCGAAGCCGAGTTCGCCCGCATCCGCACCGCGCGCGCCAACCCGGCTATCCTCGACGGGGTCAAGGTCGACTACTACGGCCAGCCCACGCCGCTGAAACAGGTAGCCAGCATCTCGGTCCCTGAGCCGCGCCAGATCGTAGTGCAGCCTTGGGACCGGTCGGCACTGCCCGAGATCGAGAAGGCGCTCCAGAAGGCCGAACTCGGGCTCACACCCAAGGTCGAGGCCAATCTCATCCGCCTGCCGATTCCGGCCCTGACCGAGGAACGTCGGCGCGAATTGGCGAAGCTCTGCGCCAAGCTGACCGAGGATTCTCGCGTCGCTGTCCGCAATCTGCGCCGCGAGGCCAACGACGAAGTCAAGAAGCTCGAAAAAGACAAGAAGATTACCGAGGACGACTCCAAGACCGGCACCAAGAAGGTTCAGGAGATGACCGACGAGTACATCAAGAAACTCGACGAGCTCCTGAAACGCAAGGAAGCCGAGATCATGGAGAAGTGA
- the uppS gene encoding polyprenyl diphosphate synthase, whose product MSKVPRHIAVIMDGNGRWAKQKGLPRAIGHQEGVKSLHEMVETCDGVGVKYLTAYTFSTENWFRPKSEVELLMKLMARTMDDERPGLIKNNIRVRSIGRISDLPQNLQDTLSRLIADTAKNTGLTFALAISYGGRTEILDACRRAVEAGKAPQTEAEFGTLLYDPSLPDPDLLIRTGGDQRISNYLLWQSAYTELYFTETLWPDFRKVQVLAAIEDYAQRQRRFGRIEEE is encoded by the coding sequence TTGAGCAAAGTCCCTCGCCACATCGCCGTCATCATGGACGGCAACGGTCGCTGGGCCAAGCAGAAGGGCCTGCCCCGCGCCATCGGCCACCAGGAAGGCGTGAAGTCCCTGCACGAGATGGTCGAGACGTGCGACGGCGTCGGGGTCAAGTATCTCACCGCCTACACATTCTCCACCGAGAACTGGTTCCGGCCCAAATCCGAGGTCGAGCTGCTGATGAAGCTAATGGCCAGGACGATGGACGACGAGCGACCGGGCCTCATCAAGAACAATATCCGGGTCCGCTCCATCGGCCGCATCTCGGACCTGCCCCAGAACCTGCAGGACACATTGTCCCGACTCATCGCCGACACCGCGAAGAACACGGGTCTCACCTTTGCGCTGGCCATCAGTTACGGCGGACGTACCGAGATTCTCGACGCCTGCCGCCGAGCGGTCGAAGCCGGCAAAGCGCCCCAGACCGAGGCCGAGTTCGGCACATTGCTCTACGACCCGTCGCTGCCTGACCCGGACCTGCTCATCCGCACCGGTGGCGACCAGCGGATTTCCAACTACCTGCTCTGGCAGTCCGCCTATACGGAACTCTATTTCACCGAAACGCTCTGGCCTGACTTCCGCAAAGTCCAGGTGCTTGCAGCAATCGAGGACTATGCCCAGCGACAGCGCCGCTTCGGCCGCATTGAAGAAGAGTAG
- a CDS encoding phosphatidate cytidylyltransferase, translating into MKSWLRRTLIGTGLGLAIFAALFASRWVIFLIAAAWVVLATLEFVQLLARADVRLNRWLLSALSVTIVAAAYLNLLPGFLLAPIAVVMLTAVATSETKPRVPVYGVFSIIYLGFLPAHLVMLKNLSVDRTWSPWVVFFPLALTWVNDTAGLVFGKLLGRHKLAPTLSPNKTVEGFIAGLVFSAILSAAFLHFFQPFTTRRIWWLAVVGLALGTMAQIGDLFESMFKRAVGVKDTSSALADHGGFLDRVDSLLFTIPAFYYLVLYLN; encoded by the coding sequence ATGAAGAGCTGGCTGCGCCGCACGCTCATCGGCACCGGTCTCGGCCTCGCCATCTTCGCCGCCCTGTTCGCCAGCCGATGGGTCATCTTCCTGATCGCCGCCGCCTGGGTCGTCCTTGCCACGCTCGAGTTCGTCCAGCTTCTCGCGAGGGCCGACGTCAGGCTCAACCGCTGGCTGCTCTCGGCATTGAGCGTGACGATTGTCGCCGCCGCTTATCTCAACCTGCTGCCGGGATTCCTGCTGGCGCCGATTGCCGTCGTGATGCTGACCGCCGTTGCGACGAGCGAAACCAAGCCGCGCGTCCCGGTCTACGGCGTGTTCTCAATCATCTATCTTGGCTTCCTGCCGGCCCACCTCGTGATGCTCAAGAACCTGTCCGTTGACCGTACGTGGTCGCCATGGGTCGTCTTCTTCCCGCTCGCGCTGACCTGGGTCAACGACACTGCCGGACTCGTGTTCGGCAAGCTGCTCGGCCGGCACAAGCTTGCTCCAACCCTCAGCCCGAACAAGACCGTCGAAGGCTTCATCGCCGGCCTTGTCTTCTCCGCCATCCTCTCCGCAGCATTCCTCCATTTCTTCCAGCCCTTCACCACACGCCGTATATGGTGGCTGGCGGTCGTCGGACTCGCGCTCGGCACGATGGCGCAGATTGGAGACCTGTTCGAGTCGATGTTCAAACGCGCGGTCGGGGTCAAGGATACCTCGTCGGCGCTGGCCGACCACGGCGGGTTCCTCGACCGCGTCGACAGCCTCCTCTTCACCATCCCCGCCTTCTACTACCTCGTCCTTTACCTCAACTAG
- a CDS encoding pectinesterase family protein, which translates to METLSRTIERLSSIALLLLAVAGLQCVNTKIVGRPALPRPNLVVAWDGSTDYRTINHALDDAEADDVILVKPGIYRETIEIDKDQGPFTIVGEDPATTVIDAGGEYAAITLKSDGNHISGLTIKGGESHGIYIRGGRQKVDYCLITGNGDRGIYISTLEGGGSADIDHCTIVDNKASSVCCANKQDRTTISNSILAGDDHSLVSDGDGLNVVIWNSCLHSDDAVSDTSRLAVGNIVKDPKFTDPGKGDYRLRPGSPCLGTAADGSHIGCF; encoded by the coding sequence GTGGAAACGCTGAGCCGGACTATTGAGAGACTCTCGTCGATCGCACTTCTTCTGCTCGCGGTTGCCGGACTGCAGTGCGTAAACACCAAGATCGTTGGCCGCCCAGCCCTGCCGAGACCCAACCTCGTTGTTGCTTGGGACGGCTCGACCGACTACCGAACTATCAATCATGCGCTCGATGATGCCGAGGCCGACGACGTCATCCTCGTCAAACCAGGAATCTATCGAGAGACAATCGAAATCGACAAAGACCAGGGCCCGTTCACAATCGTGGGCGAGGATCCGGCGACGACCGTGATTGATGCCGGCGGCGAGTATGCGGCAATCACGCTCAAGAGCGACGGCAACCACATTTCCGGACTGACCATCAAAGGCGGAGAGTCGCACGGCATCTACATCCGCGGCGGCAGACAGAAGGTCGACTACTGCCTCATCACGGGCAACGGCGATCGCGGTATCTACATCAGCACGCTTGAAGGCGGCGGCAGCGCCGACATCGACCACTGCACGATTGTCGACAACAAGGCCTCGTCCGTCTGCTGCGCCAACAAACAAGACAGAACGACAATCAGCAATTCCATACTTGCCGGCGACGACCACAGCCTCGTCAGTGATGGCGACGGTCTGAACGTGGTCATCTGGAACTCCTGCTTACACAGCGACGATGCCGTGTCCGATACGTCGCGCCTGGCCGTCGGCAACATCGTCAAAGACCCCAAGTTCACTGACCCGGGCAAAGGCGACTACCGGCTAAGACCCGGCTCGCCTTGTCTGGGCACTGCGGCGGACGGCTCGCACATAGGCTGCTTCTAG
- a CDS encoding DUF433 domain-containing protein — translation MKVKTVGRFVVTDPEVCHGKPVFRGTRILVADVLEQVASGMAWEAIVEEWRGSVTPEAIAEAVRLAREALVTHAPELAPA, via the coding sequence ATGAAAGTCAAGACTGTTGGCCGTTTTGTCGTGACTGACCCGGAGGTCTGCCACGGCAAGCCGGTCTTCCGCGGCACGAGGATACTGGTCGCCGATGTTCTGGAGCAGGTTGCCAGCGGAATGGCGTGGGAAGCGATAGTCGAGGAGTGGCGCGGCTCCGTGACACCGGAAGCGATAGCCGAGGCAGTTCGCCTCGCCCGCGAAGCTCTTGTGACACACGCTCCCGAACTCGCTCCGGCGTGA
- a CDS encoding ribbon-helix-helix protein, CopG family, producing the protein MKTAVSVPDDIFKDVERLARRARKSRSQVYSAALKEYVARHAPDEITEAMNRVCERIKDEKDAFVAAASSRVLEHAEW; encoded by the coding sequence ATGAAGACAGCGGTTTCGGTTCCGGATGATATCTTCAAGGACGTCGAACGGCTCGCTCGCCGTGCGCGCAAGTCTCGGAGCCAGGTGTACAGCGCCGCGCTCAAGGAATACGTCGCCCGCCACGCGCCCGACGAGATAACCGAGGCGATGAACCGCGTGTGCGAGCGAATCAAAGACGAGAAGGATGCTTTCGTTGCTGCGGCAAGCAGCCGAGTCTTGGAGCACGCCGAGTGGTGA
- a CDS encoding type II toxin-antitoxin system PemK/MazF family toxin, translated as MISRGEVWWASLPPPTGSGPGFRRPVVVVQGEALNRSHLATVVCVPLTSNLFWADAPGNVLLSGANTGLPKDSVANVSQIVTLDKTLLTERVGRLSASKLELVLTGIDIVLGR; from the coding sequence GTGATTTCGCGCGGGGAAGTCTGGTGGGCCAGTCTTCCACCGCCGACGGGGTCGGGCCCGGGCTTTCGACGACCGGTCGTCGTCGTGCAGGGCGAGGCCCTGAACCGGAGTCACCTTGCCACAGTCGTCTGTGTTCCGCTGACAAGCAATTTGTTCTGGGCAGATGCTCCCGGAAACGTGCTGCTTTCTGGTGCAAACACGGGCTTGCCCAAAGACTCGGTGGCGAACGTCTCTCAGATTGTGACCCTTGATAAGACGTTGCTCACCGAACGCGTGGGAAGACTGTCGGCGAGCAAGCTGGAGCTTGTGCTGACCGGCATTGACATAGTGCTGGGCCGATAG
- a CDS encoding GxxExxY protein, giving the protein MDTDKKVLHEDLTQDIIGAAFDVHNALVCGLLEKVYENALAWELTLRKHAVSAQKEFTVTYKDKEVGVYYADLVVDDSVVVEVKSVSALEDVHRAQLLNYLRISGIRVGLLLNFARPKLKFERLVV; this is encoded by the coding sequence ATGGACACTGATAAGAAAGTGCTCCACGAGGACCTAACCCAGGACATCATCGGAGCCGCATTCGATGTCCACAATGCGTTGGTCTGCGGGCTACTCGAGAAGGTCTACGAGAACGCGCTCGCGTGGGAGCTGACGTTGCGTAAACACGCAGTCAGTGCTCAGAAGGAATTCACAGTCACCTACAAGGACAAGGAAGTCGGAGTCTACTACGCCGACCTTGTGGTCGACGATAGCGTTGTCGTAGAAGTGAAGTCTGTCTCTGCCCTGGAAGATGTGCATCGGGCCCAACTACTCAACTATCTTAGGATCTCTGGCATCAGAGTCGGTCTACTACTGAACTTCGCTCGGCCCAAACTCAAGTTCGAAAGGCTCGTCGTTTGA
- a CDS encoding phosphopentomutase, which produces MSRVIILLLDGVGCGELPDAADYGDQGSNTLANLAKAVGGLSLPNLARLGLGSIIPIQGVPPQDKPQACFGKMAEQSVGKDSTTGHWEIAGLVTSTPFPLFPNGFPPEFIRSLEEAIGLKTIGNKAASGTEIIKELGEEHLRTGCPIVYTSADSVLQIACHEDVIPPDELYLICKKARGLCAGPFCVGRVIARPFTGKPGSFTRTAHRKDFSCSPPQPTLLDNVKEDGQPVVGIGKVDDLFAGRGFTETHHSVVNADCLRLTAEAMQKTKAGLVFTNLVQFDMDWGHRNNSVAFAAGLKEFDDFLPNILNGLKRYDLLFITADHGNDPTTSSTDHSREYVPLLAFGPGFRQGVDLGTRPTFADLGQTAAEFLKAKPTAHGTSCLKEIRHD; this is translated from the coding sequence GTGTCTCGGGTCATTATCCTCCTGCTGGACGGTGTCGGGTGCGGCGAACTCCCAGACGCGGCTGACTATGGCGACCAAGGGTCGAACACTCTTGCCAATCTCGCCAAGGCCGTGGGCGGGCTCAGCCTCCCCAATCTCGCCCGGCTCGGCCTTGGTAGCATCATCCCGATTCAGGGCGTTCCGCCGCAGGACAAGCCTCAGGCGTGCTTCGGAAAGATGGCCGAGCAGTCAGTGGGAAAGGACTCGACCACCGGGCATTGGGAAATCGCCGGCCTCGTAACAAGCACCCCGTTCCCACTATTCCCGAACGGGTTCCCGCCTGAGTTCATCCGCAGCCTCGAAGAGGCAATCGGCTTGAAGACCATCGGCAACAAGGCTGCATCGGGTACGGAAATTATCAAGGAACTGGGCGAGGAACATCTACGGACCGGCTGCCCGATTGTCTATACGTCGGCCGACAGCGTCCTCCAGATAGCCTGCCACGAGGACGTCATTCCGCCCGATGAGCTGTACCTTATCTGCAAGAAGGCCCGCGGCTTGTGCGCCGGGCCATTCTGCGTCGGCCGCGTGATTGCCCGGCCGTTCACCGGCAAGCCGGGCTCGTTCACGCGGACCGCCCACCGCAAGGACTTCTCCTGCTCGCCGCCGCAGCCGACCTTGCTCGACAACGTGAAGGAAGACGGCCAGCCGGTTGTCGGAATTGGTAAGGTGGATGACCTGTTCGCCGGTCGGGGATTCACCGAAACCCATCACTCGGTCGTCAACGCCGATTGCCTGCGATTGACCGCCGAGGCGATGCAGAAGACGAAGGCCGGACTTGTCTTCACGAACCTGGTCCAGTTCGACATGGACTGGGGACACCGCAACAACTCAGTCGCCTTCGCAGCAGGGCTGAAGGAGTTCGACGACTTCCTGCCCAACATCCTGAACGGCCTCAAACGCTACGACCTGCTCTTCATCACCGCGGACCACGGCAACGACCCGACCACGTCTTCGACCGACCACTCCCGCGAATACGTGCCTCTGTTGGCTTTCGGACCGGGCTTCAGGCAAGGAGTCGACCTCGGCACGCGGCCGACCTTCGCCGACCTCGGCCAAACCGCAGCCGAGTTCCTGAAGGCGAAGCCGACGGCACACGGCACGAGCTGTCTGAAGGAGATACGCCATGACTAA
- the cdd gene encoding cytidine deaminase: protein MTKSTQARLLRAARAAAKNAYAPFSKLKIGAAVLTANGRIFSGCNIENSSYGLTICAERVALFKAVSAGQRDIRAVAVFAPSPQSKIVNRKSRMPLLTPPCGACLQVINEFSENPEIVLSNGRSTKTYQLRELLPVVFRL, encoded by the coding sequence ATGACTAAGAGCACCCAAGCCCGCCTACTGCGCGCGGCCCGTGCCGCAGCGAAGAACGCCTACGCACCGTTCTCGAAGCTCAAGATCGGCGCTGCCGTGCTGACAGCGAATGGCCGCATCTTCTCCGGCTGCAACATCGAGAACAGCTCCTACGGCCTCACCATCTGCGCGGAACGGGTAGCCCTCTTCAAGGCCGTGTCCGCCGGTCAGCGCGATATCCGGGCCGTTGCAGTCTTTGCCCCCTCTCCCCAATCTAAGATCGTCAATCGCAAATCTAGAATGCCCTTGTTGACGCCTCCTTGCGGCGCCTGCCTGCAGGTTATCAATGAGTTCTCAGAGAATCCGGAAATCGTCTTGTCGAACGGGCGCTCAACCAAGACGTATCAATTGAGGGAACTTCTGCCGGTCGTCTTCAGGCTCTGA